A genomic region of Nostoc sp. UHCC 0702 contains the following coding sequences:
- a CDS encoding MBL fold metallo-hydrolase: protein MSNIELSGSQIYLNEKPTTPPSSPADNFLVQFWGVRGLVPTPASNANRYGGNTTCVEMHVAGKHLIFDGGTGLRILGKCWQQLEQPLEAHLFFTNSQSNRIQGFPFFAPAFIAKNCFHIYGIAASNGASIKQCLCDQMLQPHFPYPLQIMQSELQFHNLIVGNEVKLDDVTITTGLINQTQRSVGYRVTWQGYSVAYTTDLHNSADEVERERILEIIKGVDLLVANATYVPPTCHNHDSADLQWQTAVDLAHSAGVQQLVISHHHPDDEDDFLDKVQLEVKSVFPNALLACEGLVLPVGKKEQGSRGVGEQGSRGAGEQGSRGAGEQGDKGKITSNN, encoded by the coding sequence ATGTCAAATATTGAGCTGTCAGGTTCCCAGATCTACCTAAATGAAAAGCCAACTACCCCGCCAAGTAGCCCAGCGGATAATTTTCTGGTGCAATTTTGGGGTGTCCGGGGTTTAGTTCCCACCCCAGCCAGCAATGCTAACCGCTATGGTGGCAATACTACTTGTGTAGAAATGCATGTGGCCGGCAAACATTTGATTTTTGATGGGGGTACTGGCTTACGCATACTGGGTAAATGTTGGCAGCAATTAGAACAGCCGCTAGAAGCCCATCTATTTTTTACCAACTCCCAATCAAATCGTATCCAAGGGTTTCCGTTTTTTGCCCCTGCATTTATTGCCAAAAATTGCTTCCACATCTATGGTATAGCAGCTTCAAATGGAGCTTCTATCAAACAATGTTTGTGCGACCAGATGCTCCAGCCACACTTTCCTTACCCTTTGCAAATAATGCAGTCTGAATTGCAGTTCCACAATCTGATTGTGGGTAATGAGGTGAAGTTAGATGATGTCACAATTACAACAGGATTAATCAATCAAACTCAGCGTTCAGTTGGCTACCGGGTCACTTGGCAGGGATATAGCGTTGCTTACACCACAGATTTGCACAACAGTGCTGATGAAGTCGAACGAGAGCGAATTTTAGAGATTATTAAAGGCGTTGATTTATTAGTAGCCAATGCTACTTACGTCCCTCCAACATGCCACAACCATGACTCAGCCGATTTACAATGGCAAACTGCGGTAGATTTAGCTCACAGCGCGGGTGTGCAGCAGTTAGTCATCTCTCATCACCACCCAGATGACGAGGATGATTTTCTTGACAAAGTTCAACTTGAAGTGAAATCTGTGTTTCCCAACGCATTACTAGCCTGTGAAGGTTTGGTGTTACCTGTTGGTAAAAAAGAGCAGGGGAGTAGGGGAGTAGGGGAGCAGGGGAGTAGGGGAGCAGGGGAGCAGGGGAGCAGGGGAGCAGGGGAGCAGGGGGATAAGGGAAAAATAACTTCTAACAACTGA
- a CDS encoding aspartate 1-decarboxylase: MHRTILLAKIHNCTLTGANINYVGSISIDQTLLEKAGILPYEQVQVVNNANGKRFITYAIPAPANSGIIELNGAAARLGIIGDRLIIMTYGQFTTEELKSYSPTVVIVDEKNRLLEVRHYDDLLSKV; this comes from the coding sequence ATGCACCGCACTATCCTTTTGGCAAAAATTCACAACTGCACCCTCACAGGGGCGAACATCAACTATGTGGGTAGCATCAGCATTGATCAAACCTTGTTAGAAAAAGCAGGGATCTTACCTTACGAGCAAGTACAAGTAGTAAATAATGCCAATGGTAAGCGCTTCATTACTTATGCAATTCCGGCTCCAGCCAATTCAGGAATAATTGAGCTAAATGGGGCTGCGGCACGTCTAGGCATTATAGGCGATCGCTTGATTATAATGACTTACGGGCAGTTCACTACAGAAGAGTTAAAAAGTTACTCTCCCACAGTAGTAATCGTAGACGAAAAAAACCGACTTTTAGAAGTGCGGCACTACGATGACCTGCTCAGTAAGGTCTAA
- a CDS encoding inorganic diphosphatase: MDLSRIPAQPKPGLINVLVEIPGGSKNKYEFDKDLEAFALDRVLYSSVRYPYDYGFVPNTLADDGDPLDGIVIIDEPTFPGCVIAARPLGFLEMIDGGDRDEKILAVPDKDPRYAQIKSLKDIAPHRLDEIAEFFRSYKNLEKKVTEILGWQDVEQVNALVEKSIRAFKG, encoded by the coding sequence GTGGACTTATCCCGTATTCCCGCCCAACCGAAACCTGGTCTAATCAATGTTCTGGTTGAAATTCCAGGCGGGAGCAAAAATAAATACGAGTTTGACAAAGACCTGGAAGCTTTCGCTCTAGACCGAGTACTTTATTCTTCGGTAAGATATCCATATGACTATGGCTTTGTACCTAACACTTTAGCTGATGATGGCGATCCCCTAGATGGTATAGTCATAATCGACGAGCCGACCTTTCCCGGTTGTGTGATTGCTGCACGACCCCTTGGCTTTTTGGAGATGATTGACGGTGGCGATCGCGACGAGAAAATCCTTGCTGTACCGGATAAAGATCCGCGCTACGCCCAAATCAAATCCCTCAAAGACATAGCGCCACACCGCTTGGATGAAATTGCCGAATTTTTCCGCAGTTATAAAAATTTAGAAAAAAAGGTGACTGAAATTCTTGGTTGGCAAGATGTAGAGCAAGTCAACGCCTTGGTAGAAAAGTCCATCAGAGCTTTTAAAGGATAA